Proteins found in one Microbacterium sp. LWS13-1.2 genomic segment:
- a CDS encoding IclR family transcriptional regulator has product MSPLANGAPVGSLARGIAALEVLAARETASVAEIGDALQLTRSTAYRLMHTLEEWGWVEGAGVPGRLRLGIKAAEIGAAANATVDVTRVVRDHLRELVEATQETAFFAVYDEDAMVYMHSEQGVHTIQLSARMGSRRPLHATGLGKAFLSALSPQEYERIASSLEITRLTSNTIGDRASLDLDVESARSRGYSIDREEGEIGVSCVAAPIIGRTGAPLGALSVAGPTDRVGPRTDEYGAVVSALAGQISRRLGAADRASSPSRIAIGSPAPIPDPENHPARPTGPS; this is encoded by the coding sequence GTGAGCCCGCTCGCCAATGGTGCGCCGGTGGGGAGTCTCGCCCGAGGAATCGCCGCGCTCGAGGTCCTCGCAGCGCGCGAGACCGCGAGCGTCGCCGAAATCGGAGATGCGCTGCAGTTGACCCGCAGCACGGCGTATCGCCTCATGCACACGCTTGAGGAGTGGGGCTGGGTCGAGGGCGCCGGCGTCCCGGGCCGCTTGCGGCTGGGCATCAAGGCTGCCGAGATCGGTGCCGCCGCCAATGCCACCGTCGATGTCACCCGTGTCGTGCGTGACCATCTGCGCGAACTCGTCGAAGCGACACAGGAGACGGCCTTCTTCGCTGTCTATGACGAGGACGCGATGGTGTACATGCATAGCGAGCAGGGAGTGCACACGATCCAGCTCAGCGCACGGATGGGCAGTCGCCGCCCCCTTCACGCGACTGGCCTGGGGAAGGCGTTTCTCTCCGCGCTGTCTCCTCAGGAGTACGAGCGGATCGCGTCGTCGCTCGAGATCACACGCCTCACTTCCAACACGATCGGCGATCGGGCGAGTCTCGACCTCGACGTGGAATCCGCCAGGAGTCGCGGATACTCGATCGACCGCGAGGAGGGTGAGATCGGCGTCTCGTGCGTCGCAGCGCCCATCATCGGGCGGACGGGCGCGCCTCTCGGTGCGCTGAGCGTCGCCGGTCCCACTGACCGCGTCGGTCCCCGAACAGACGAGTACGGCGCCGTCGTCTCGGCGCTGGCCGGCCAGATCTCGCGACGGCTGGGCGCCGCTGATCGCGCGTCCTCTCCTTCACGGATTGCGATCGGATCACCCGCACCCATACCTGACCCGGAGAACCACCCAGCGCGGCCGACTGGTCCGTCATAA
- a CDS encoding tripartite tricarboxylate transporter substrate binding protein, protein MRNTHTNNRRWSALGAFALIGALGLAGCAAGGQANPEDQEESWEPTRDVTMSVPFAAGGGNDTFARTMADAFEDLRPGLTIVVENREGASGAIGTSEVFQQAGNPHRLLISGSNIVTVPLEREVPYNVFDFTPVGQPAAQEAMAVTRTGSFDNLQDVIDEAEERTLTVGVGGTADLGAIASNLLAQNSDAQFEFVIFTSGPEMTRAALTGDVDFAISAPENSIEFVKDGSIHALAMFSPERLSGELADVPTAVEQGFDVVVEGVRGLWAAPDLSDAEAAYWTDLFQEWTETPEFAEYMEATNAVEQIRIGADFTELLETFSATAEEALSGTGS, encoded by the coding sequence ATGCGCAACACACACACGAACAATCGCCGGTGGAGCGCTCTCGGCGCGTTCGCGCTCATCGGCGCTCTCGGCCTCGCCGGCTGCGCGGCCGGCGGCCAGGCGAATCCGGAGGACCAAGAGGAGTCTTGGGAGCCGACGCGGGATGTCACGATGTCGGTTCCCTTCGCAGCCGGTGGAGGCAACGACACGTTCGCGCGCACTATGGCCGACGCGTTCGAGGATCTCCGCCCAGGTCTCACCATCGTCGTGGAGAACCGTGAAGGCGCATCCGGGGCAATCGGCACTTCCGAGGTGTTCCAGCAGGCGGGCAACCCGCACCGCCTGCTCATCTCGGGCTCGAACATCGTGACTGTCCCGCTCGAGCGCGAAGTCCCCTACAACGTCTTCGACTTCACCCCGGTCGGCCAGCCTGCCGCGCAGGAGGCGATGGCCGTCACGCGGACGGGGAGCTTCGACAACCTGCAGGACGTGATCGATGAGGCCGAGGAGCGCACGCTGACCGTCGGCGTCGGGGGAACAGCCGACCTGGGCGCCATCGCCAGCAACCTGCTCGCGCAGAACAGCGACGCTCAGTTCGAGTTCGTCATCTTCACAAGCGGACCGGAGATGACCCGCGCCGCGCTCACCGGTGACGTTGACTTCGCGATCAGCGCGCCCGAGAACTCGATCGAGTTCGTCAAGGACGGATCGATCCATGCGCTCGCCATGTTCAGTCCGGAACGTTTGTCCGGGGAGCTGGCGGACGTCCCGACCGCGGTTGAACAAGGCTTCGATGTCGTCGTAGAGGGAGTGCGGGGTCTGTGGGCAGCACCCGATCTCAGTGACGCAGAAGCCGCCTACTGGACAGATCTTTTCCAGGAGTGGACCGAGACGCCCGAATTCGCCGAGTACATGGAGGCCACTAACGCGGTCGAGCAGATCCGGATCGGAGCCGACTTCACCGAGCTTCTCGAGACCTTCTCCGCGACGGCAGAGGAAGCGCTGTCGGGGACGGGATCATGA
- a CDS encoding tripartite tricarboxylate transporter TctB family protein: protein MTAERRHQLVEGAVVGLIGIAIIAGSLRYIWVADGRIGPGFLPGLAGLAVLASAAAIALHRTAPVAAVHAEAIAAVERGEAEERRAATVDVEAGRLRPAHRILIVLAIIIATVLVIPIIGFALACTLMVFVVTFFVEKRSILASSMTAAVTGLLLWGVFTQLLMVPLPAGIVFGG from the coding sequence ATGACAGCGGAGCGGCGACACCAGCTCGTAGAAGGGGCCGTCGTCGGACTGATCGGGATCGCCATCATCGCAGGCTCACTCAGGTACATCTGGGTCGCGGACGGCAGGATCGGTCCGGGCTTCCTTCCCGGCCTGGCCGGGCTCGCCGTGCTCGCCAGCGCTGCCGCCATCGCCCTACACCGCACGGCGCCGGTGGCGGCGGTCCACGCGGAGGCGATCGCGGCCGTCGAGCGCGGCGAAGCCGAGGAGCGACGAGCGGCGACCGTCGACGTCGAAGCAGGACGCCTTCGGCCCGCGCACCGCATCCTCATCGTGCTTGCGATCATCATCGCCACCGTGCTTGTCATCCCGATCATCGGATTCGCGCTCGCCTGCACGCTCATGGTCTTCGTCGTCACGTTCTTCGTAGAGAAGCGCAGCATCCTCGCGTCATCTATGACCGCTGCGGTCACCGGCCTACTACTCTGGGGCGTCTTCACCCAGCTCCTCATGGTGCCGCTCCCCGCGGGCATCGTCTTCGGGGGTTGA
- a CDS encoding tripartite tricarboxylate transporter permease, protein MDSFSYLLAGFAAAFSPENLLFLVIGVTLGMVVGVLPGLGPATGIALLIPLTTSLDPLTALIMLAGIYYGSQYGGSVTSILLRTPGEASSVMTAIDGYEMSRKGQAGRALAISAVASFVAGTLTIPLLMVLAPALTSLALSFGPPELFALMLFALISVATMTARSQRAKSIAACAIGVWISTIGFDPQTGQDRFTFGVDQLLLGVAFIPVVIGVFAIAEVLRQVGTPSEKPIRTRFRDMLLTRKDVKDTAAPIGRSTFLGFFLGAIPGAGATIASYFAYDVEKRIGRNRAQFGKGAIEGVAAPEAANNSAVNGAFIPALTLGIPGSATTAILLGAMILYGIAPGPNLLNDEPELVWGLISSFYLGNVLLLVMALLFVPAFASLLRIPYSLLYPVIIAVSLFGGFSIANSMLDVWMVVLFGAVGLLMARFGYPAPPLVLGLILGGMMETALIQSSSMGRGDLSLFFTRPLSLALLIGTALLLLVPPVVVSIRLNRMKTAERAERVR, encoded by the coding sequence ATGGATTCGTTCTCCTACCTTCTCGCAGGGTTCGCGGCGGCGTTCAGTCCTGAGAATCTGCTCTTTCTCGTGATCGGCGTCACGCTCGGCATGGTGGTGGGCGTGCTGCCCGGACTCGGGCCCGCGACGGGCATCGCCCTTCTCATCCCGCTCACGACCTCGCTCGACCCCCTGACGGCGCTCATCATGCTCGCCGGGATCTACTACGGATCTCAGTACGGGGGCAGCGTGACCTCCATCCTGCTGCGCACCCCGGGCGAGGCGTCGAGCGTGATGACCGCGATCGACGGATACGAGATGTCCCGAAAGGGGCAGGCTGGCCGCGCGCTCGCGATCAGCGCGGTGGCCTCGTTCGTTGCGGGCACCCTGACCATCCCCCTGCTCATGGTGCTCGCTCCCGCGCTCACCTCCCTTGCGCTCAGCTTCGGCCCGCCCGAGCTGTTCGCACTGATGCTCTTCGCCCTTATCAGCGTGGCGACGATGACCGCGCGGTCCCAACGGGCGAAGAGCATCGCTGCGTGCGCGATCGGCGTCTGGATCTCCACCATCGGCTTTGACCCGCAGACGGGGCAGGATCGCTTCACGTTCGGCGTCGATCAACTTCTCCTCGGCGTCGCCTTCATCCCCGTAGTCATCGGTGTCTTTGCCATCGCCGAAGTTCTCCGACAGGTCGGCACACCTTCCGAGAAGCCGATCCGCACGCGCTTCCGCGACATGCTGCTCACGCGCAAGGACGTGAAGGACACCGCCGCACCCATCGGGCGGTCGACCTTCCTCGGCTTCTTCCTCGGGGCGATCCCCGGCGCCGGTGCGACGATCGCCTCGTACTTCGCGTATGACGTCGAGAAGCGCATCGGAAGAAACCGGGCTCAGTTCGGGAAGGGCGCCATCGAGGGGGTCGCGGCCCCCGAGGCGGCCAACAACTCCGCCGTAAACGGCGCCTTCATCCCGGCGCTCACGCTCGGCATCCCGGGCTCCGCCACGACGGCGATCCTCCTGGGCGCGATGATCCTTTACGGCATCGCACCGGGGCCGAATCTTCTCAACGATGAGCCCGAGCTCGTCTGGGGTCTGATCTCGTCGTTCTATCTCGGCAATGTGCTGCTGCTGGTGATGGCGCTGTTGTTCGTCCCGGCATTCGCCAGCCTGCTGCGCATCCCGTATTCGCTGCTGTACCCGGTCATCATCGCGGTCAGCCTATTCGGCGGATTTTCCATCGCTAACTCGATGTTGGATGTCTGGATGGTCGTGCTCTTCGGAGCGGTCGGCCTGCTGATGGCTCGATTCGGCTATCCCGCGCCGCCGCTCGTCCTGGGTCTCATCCTCGGCGGGATGATGGAGACAGCGCTAATCCAGAGCTCGTCGATGGGGCGGGGAGACCTCTCCCTGTTCTTCACCCGTCCGCTCTCCCTCGCGCTCCTGATCGGTACGGCGCTCCTCCTGCTCGTGCCGCCGGTGGTCGTGAGCATCCGGCTGAACCGGATGAAGACCGCCGAACGCGCCGAACGCGTCCGCTGA
- a CDS encoding sulfatase-like hydrolase/transferase has product MPSRPNLILITTDQQRSDTIGERSPSFLRTPHLDHLAREGMRFTRAYADNPVCVPARVSIMTGKTVLRHGMAGNAGTSTVMGRLGTLPALLRAQGYQTAAIGKMHFTPERARHGFDEMVLPADYYREMAESGSRIQPMRHGLGQNELYPGMATVPESMTLTSWIAERAVDYIWHRRDPTVPFFLWVSFSKPHPPLDPPEPYYSMYRDSPIPEAIRGDWAEEGTAPEAFSRFRQRWSADLIPPETIRAARAAYYGLVTQIDYNIGRVLAALHDLPAGETREMESSRVEGSLLDESLLLFTSDHGEYLGDHGSGGKFMFHEPSSHIPFIIRPPKGRGFDPGQIRDDLVCQADILPTLLGAAGAVAPDDCDGRDLLADTERLELVGASSGFEPSASIQYLALVTGQWKYIWYPEGAQQQLFDLAADPDELMDLALGEEHADRISDLRSRLLARVRSEAAHLIEDDDLPVRQLQGDTTNERRARGYPAFHHEHFDVDVRH; this is encoded by the coding sequence ATGCCTAGCCGCCCGAATCTGATTCTGATCACGACCGACCAGCAGCGATCCGACACGATCGGCGAGCGATCGCCGTCGTTCTTGCGAACCCCTCATCTCGATCATCTCGCTCGCGAGGGGATGCGCTTCACGCGGGCATACGCCGACAACCCGGTCTGCGTCCCCGCCCGAGTGTCGATCATGACGGGCAAGACCGTTCTACGGCACGGCATGGCGGGGAACGCGGGCACCTCCACCGTCATGGGCCGGCTCGGAACCCTGCCGGCGCTGCTGCGTGCGCAGGGGTATCAAACCGCCGCGATCGGGAAGATGCACTTCACGCCGGAGCGTGCCCGGCACGGGTTCGACGAAATGGTGCTGCCGGCCGACTACTACCGCGAGATGGCGGAGAGCGGGTCGCGCATTCAGCCCATGCGCCACGGTCTCGGTCAGAACGAGCTGTACCCCGGAATGGCCACCGTCCCGGAGTCCATGACCCTGACGTCGTGGATCGCCGAGCGCGCGGTCGACTACATCTGGCACCGCCGCGACCCTACGGTTCCGTTCTTCCTATGGGTGTCGTTCTCCAAGCCGCACCCGCCGCTCGACCCGCCCGAGCCGTACTACTCGATGTACCGCGACAGTCCGATCCCTGAGGCGATTCGCGGCGACTGGGCCGAGGAGGGCACGGCACCCGAGGCGTTTTCGAGGTTCCGGCAGCGCTGGTCGGCCGATCTAATCCCGCCCGAGACGATCCGCGCAGCGCGCGCCGCGTACTACGGGCTGGTCACACAGATCGACTACAATATCGGGCGCGTCCTCGCCGCTCTGCACGATCTCCCCGCGGGAGAGACGCGGGAGATGGAGAGTTCGCGCGTCGAAGGCTCGCTCCTCGACGAGTCGCTCCTGCTGTTCACCTCCGACCACGGCGAGTACCTGGGCGATCACGGCTCGGGCGGCAAGTTCATGTTCCACGAGCCCTCGAGTCACATTCCCTTCATCATCCGTCCGCCGAAGGGGCGCGGCTTCGACCCCGGTCAGATCCGCGACGACCTCGTCTGCCAGGCCGACATCCTACCGACGCTGCTGGGCGCTGCGGGTGCCGTGGCGCCCGACGACTGCGACGGTCGCGACCTCCTCGCAGACACCGAGCGCCTCGAACTCGTCGGTGCCAGCAGCGGCTTTGAGCCGAGCGCCTCCATCCAGTACCTCGCGCTGGTCACCGGCCAGTGGAAGTACATCTGGTATCCCGAAGGAGCTCAGCAGCAGCTGTTCGACCTCGCGGCGGATCCGGACGAGCTCATGGACCTGGCCCTCGGGGAGGAGCACGCCGACCGGATCTCCGATCTGCGCTCCAGGCTCCTGGCACGCGTCCGCAGCGAGGCCGCGCACCTCATCGAGGACGACGATCTCCCCGTCCGGCAGCTGCAGGGAGACACCACGAACGAGCGGAGAGCTCGCGGCTACCCAGCGTTCCACCACGAGCACTTCGATGTCGACGTGCGCCACTGA
- a CDS encoding sulfatase-like hydrolase/transferase produces MKPANFVLLMADEHSRKYLGCYGHDQVRTPNLDRLAEAGTLFDAAYCPSPLCVPSRASLATGRPPHETRTWDDASPYLGPEGDSWGHRLTANGSTVVTIGKLHYRSADDPTGFPDQRIPLHVKEGVGNLKGLLRGRGPTHEASRRHVTDAGEGSTDYHEYDREVARLACQWIREEASRLDRPWALVVSFVAPHFPYIAPPEYWEMYRDANLTLPVSGDPTVWSRHPALEFFRRQHALDVPLTPPQTLEALRAYAALATFVDDLIGEVLRTLEEQGFLANTRILYTSDHGDHLGEHGAWKKGTMLESSAGVPMILAGPDVPAGKVSGTNVSLIDVFPTIVESAGASYLPEDASLTGTSLVRLANADDADREIFCEYHSSWSTRAVYMIRRGAYKYIHHVDGPAQLFDVRQDPDELNDLASDEAQAERLADMETSLRARLDPERTDEIVRTQQSALIDAAGGVDALRGERTLDFSPPPPAAHA; encoded by the coding sequence ATGAAGCCCGCCAACTTCGTCCTGCTGATGGCAGACGAGCACAGCCGCAAGTATCTCGGATGTTATGGGCACGACCAAGTCCGAACGCCGAATCTGGATCGTCTGGCGGAAGCCGGCACGCTCTTCGACGCGGCATACTGCCCCAGCCCTCTGTGTGTTCCCTCGCGTGCCAGCCTGGCGACGGGTCGACCTCCGCACGAGACGCGGACCTGGGACGACGCGTCGCCGTACCTCGGCCCCGAGGGGGACAGCTGGGGGCATCGGCTGACGGCGAACGGGAGCACCGTCGTCACCATTGGCAAGCTCCACTACCGTTCCGCCGACGACCCGACCGGCTTCCCCGATCAGCGGATCCCGCTCCACGTGAAGGAAGGCGTTGGCAATCTCAAGGGGCTGCTGCGCGGCCGAGGCCCCACCCACGAGGCCAGTCGTCGGCACGTGACCGACGCCGGGGAGGGCAGCACGGACTACCACGAGTACGACCGCGAGGTCGCGCGCCTCGCGTGTCAGTGGATCCGCGAGGAGGCATCGCGGCTCGACCGGCCGTGGGCCCTCGTCGTCTCCTTCGTCGCGCCGCACTTCCCGTACATCGCGCCGCCCGAGTATTGGGAGATGTATCGCGATGCGAATCTGACCCTTCCGGTCAGCGGTGACCCGACGGTCTGGTCGCGGCATCCCGCTCTGGAGTTCTTCCGTCGTCAGCACGCGCTCGATGTGCCGTTGACTCCCCCGCAGACCCTAGAGGCACTGCGCGCATACGCCGCCCTCGCCACGTTCGTAGACGATCTGATCGGCGAGGTGCTACGGACTCTCGAGGAGCAGGGTTTCCTCGCGAACACCCGCATCCTCTACACGTCGGACCACGGCGATCACCTGGGCGAGCACGGCGCGTGGAAGAAGGGGACGATGCTCGAGAGCAGCGCGGGCGTGCCGATGATCCTGGCGGGGCCGGATGTGCCGGCCGGGAAGGTGAGCGGTACGAACGTCTCACTCATCGACGTGTTCCCCACAATCGTCGAGAGCGCCGGCGCGAGCTACCTCCCCGAGGACGCCTCGCTGACGGGCACGTCGCTCGTGCGGCTGGCGAACGCGGATGACGCGGATCGCGAGATCTTCTGCGAGTACCACTCGAGCTGGTCGACCCGCGCGGTCTACATGATCCGTCGCGGCGCGTACAAGTACATCCATCACGTCGACGGTCCCGCGCAGCTGTTCGACGTTCGTCAGGACCCCGACGAGCTGAACGATCTCGCTAGCGACGAGGCGCAGGCCGAGCGGCTTGCCGACATGGAGACGAGCCTTCGCGCACGTCTCGACCCCGAGCGTACGGACGAGATCGTCCGCACGCAACAGTCGGCGCTCATCGACGCCGCGGGCGGGGTGGACGCGCTGCGCGGGGAGCGCACCCTGGACTTCAGTCCGCCACCGCCCGCGGCACACGCGTGA
- a CDS encoding phosphosulfolactate synthase, which produces MDPNTGLSEPFAPAGLPPRAGKPRENGLTMFMDSGISLPEQRGLLDLFGQHVDAAKILTTTAGLIDGDLLRAKISAYREAGVKPFPGGMFAEYAFSVGTVEAYLDACVEVGFPLVEISQNITDAGPDGRRALVAAARARGLEVLGEVGGKTGHVGAEAMAAEARDFLDAGAWKVLVEAREFIAADGAFDRELWDGLAQRVDASSLWVELPGSWISNVHNYQVYETMVWLVTHVGTEANIANVDSRDVMKLETIRRRIGPNMHGLLSESPAARVRLRR; this is translated from the coding sequence ATGGACCCGAACACCGGTCTCTCCGAACCGTTCGCCCCCGCCGGCCTCCCGCCTCGGGCGGGCAAGCCTCGCGAGAACGGCCTCACCATGTTCATGGACTCCGGCATCTCGCTCCCCGAGCAGCGCGGACTCCTCGACCTGTTCGGTCAGCACGTGGATGCGGCGAAGATCCTGACGACGACCGCAGGGCTCATCGACGGCGACCTGCTGCGCGCGAAGATCTCGGCCTATCGTGAGGCAGGTGTGAAGCCCTTCCCCGGCGGGATGTTCGCCGAGTACGCGTTCAGCGTCGGAACCGTCGAGGCCTACCTGGATGCCTGCGTCGAGGTGGGCTTCCCCCTCGTCGAGATCTCCCAGAACATCACCGACGCGGGGCCCGATGGTCGCCGTGCTCTGGTCGCCGCTGCACGCGCTCGCGGCCTAGAGGTCCTCGGCGAGGTCGGTGGCAAGACCGGCCATGTGGGGGCTGAGGCGATGGCCGCAGAGGCGAGGGACTTCCTCGACGCCGGGGCATGGAAGGTCCTCGTCGAGGCGCGGGAGTTCATCGCCGCTGACGGAGCATTCGACAGGGAGCTGTGGGACGGCCTGGCGCAGCGCGTCGATGCGAGCAGCCTGTGGGTCGAGCTGCCGGGGAGCTGGATTTCGAACGTGCACAACTACCAGGTCTACGAGACGATGGTCTGGCTAGTCACGCACGTGGGAACCGAGGCGAATATTGCGAACGTCGACTCGAGGGACGTGATGAAACTCGAGACGATCCGGCGCCGCATCGGGCCCAATATGCACGGCCTGCTGAGCGAGAGCCCCGCTGCGAGGGTGCGCCTGCGGCGCTGA
- a CDS encoding sulfatase-like hydrolase/transferase, whose amino-acid sequence MAWLDTEAGRITAAISGTESLGRLTMLLTADHGAHLDEDGSFGKHTFAPASARVPLIVWSSDETQPGSRRMDLASNADVDRTLLAAADVDTPADIGGGDLRTDDPYPLHISGIGYGAAASRAFPNHGKGTLENGSGGRSASA is encoded by the coding sequence GTGGCGTGGTTGGATACTGAGGCAGGGAGGATCACGGCCGCCATCTCCGGCACCGAGAGCCTCGGCCGGTTGACCATGCTCCTCACTGCCGATCACGGCGCGCATCTCGACGAGGACGGATCCTTCGGCAAGCACACGTTCGCCCCGGCGAGCGCCCGCGTGCCCCTGATCGTCTGGTCGAGCGACGAGACCCAGCCGGGCTCGCGGCGGATGGATCTCGCGTCCAACGCAGACGTGGACCGCACACTGCTAGCCGCCGCGGATGTGGATACCCCGGCCGACATCGGAGGCGGGGATCTGCGCACTGACGATCCATACCCGCTCCACATCAGCGGCATCGGGTACGGAGCGGCGGCGAGCCGAGCTTTTCCGAATCACGGCAAGGGGACGCTGGAAAACGGTTCGGGTGGCCGCAGCGCATCTGCGTGA
- a CDS encoding LacI family DNA-binding transcriptional regulator gives MVVGAGIASSRPGGALPVLSDVAARAGVSVSTVSRVLTGRTPVSPALRARVMDAVAELGYRPNAAAQALVSGRRSTVAVVARNTFRFGYAATLHGIEEAARAAGMVVNIAVVETGDAAEIHRTVDLVMGQPLAGVIVIEFDAVGTSTLEAFPESIPVVAAAGARRRRGARPHAFLDDAEGGRVATEYLLSLGHRTVHHLAIPRTRARSGRTEGWRQALRQAGAPVPAITQADYSPTSGYFAVQSLIGRSDVTAILCGNDELAIGAARALQERGVRVPADVSLVGFDDQPFAQMWVPALTTVAQDFADLGRRTFRLLEEWLNTGTPPADSSVAPTLVVRDSTAPPSH, from the coding sequence ATGGTCGTTGGTGCGGGGATTGCGTCGTCTCGGCCCGGGGGTGCGTTGCCGGTCCTGTCCGATGTCGCCGCGCGCGCGGGAGTCAGCGTCTCGACGGTGTCCCGGGTGTTGACGGGCAGGACGCCGGTCAGCCCAGCCTTGCGGGCGCGCGTGATGGACGCGGTCGCGGAGCTCGGGTATCGGCCCAATGCGGCCGCGCAGGCGTTGGTGAGTGGCCGGCGTTCCACGGTCGCCGTCGTCGCGCGCAACACCTTCCGGTTCGGATATGCAGCCACCCTGCACGGGATCGAGGAGGCTGCCCGGGCGGCCGGCATGGTGGTGAACATCGCCGTCGTCGAGACGGGTGATGCGGCGGAGATTCACCGGACCGTCGACCTGGTGATGGGCCAACCTCTTGCGGGCGTGATCGTGATCGAGTTCGACGCCGTGGGCACCAGCACCCTCGAAGCGTTCCCGGAATCGATTCCGGTCGTCGCTGCCGCTGGTGCGCGCAGGCGGCGGGGTGCCCGTCCCCACGCGTTCCTCGACGATGCCGAAGGTGGCAGGGTGGCGACCGAGTACCTCCTCTCTCTGGGGCATCGCACTGTGCACCACCTGGCGATACCCAGGACGAGGGCGCGCAGCGGCCGCACCGAGGGGTGGCGCCAGGCGCTCCGTCAGGCCGGAGCGCCTGTCCCGGCGATCACGCAGGCCGATTACTCGCCCACATCCGGCTATTTCGCGGTTCAGTCGTTGATCGGGCGCTCCGATGTCACTGCGATCCTGTGTGGGAACGACGAGCTCGCGATCGGCGCCGCGCGCGCACTTCAGGAACGCGGGGTTCGCGTCCCGGCGGATGTCAGCCTGGTGGGGTTCGACGATCAGCCATTCGCGCAGATGTGGGTTCCCGCGCTCACCACGGTCGCGCAGGATTTCGCCGATCTCGGGCGCAGGACCTTTCGCCTGCTGGAGGAGTGGCTGAACACGGGGACTCCTCCCGCGGACTCATCTGTCGCCCCGACTCTCGTCGTGCGGGACAGCACTGCTCCGCCCTCACACTGA